Within the Pseudonocardia alni genome, the region TCGCTGGTCCAGACCGTGAACGCCGCCGGGGACCCGGCGACCCTCGACCGCCGCGCGGAGTCCGAGCGGGTCACCCTGCGCCTGGGGTGAGCGGCGGCCCCGGCCGGGGGTCATGACACCCTGGTCGACCGTGACCCCCTCTGTGAGCGCCCGGGACGTCGACGACGCGGCGGCCCGGCTCCGCGCCGTCATCGGCCCGACCCCGCTGCAGCTCAACCCCCGCCTGTCCGACGCGCTCGGCGGCGAGGTCTGGGTCAAGCGCGAGGACCTGCAACCGGTCCGTTCGTACAAGATCCGCGGCGCCTACAACCTCATCGCACAGCTGCCCGAGGCCGACCGCCTCGCCGGCGTCGTCTGTGCCAGCGCCGGCAACCACGCCCAGGGCGTCGCGTTCGCCTGCCAGCGCCTCGGCGTGACCGGTCGGGTGTACCTGCCCGGCACGACCCCGCGCCAGAAGCGGGACCGGGTCGCGCGGCTGGGCCGTGACGCCGTCGAGGTGCGGGTGGTCGGCAACACCTACGACGAGGCCGCCGCGGCCGCCCGCGCCGACGCCGAGTCCACCGGTGCCACCCAGGTGCCCGCCTTCGACGACCCGCGCACCGTCGCGGGCCAGGGCACGATCGCCCGCGAGATCGTCTCCCAGCTGGCCGACCCGCCGGATGTGCTGGTCGTGCCGGTCGGTGGCGGTGGACTGCTCGCCGGGGCCATCACCTACCTGCGCGAGCACGCGCCGTCGACCCGGATCGTGGGCGTCGAGCCCGCCGGGGCGGCGAGCATGGCGGCCGCGGTCGCCGCGGGCGAGCCGGTCGACCTGGGATCGCTGGACCCGTTCGTCGACGGCGCCGCCGTGCGCAAGGTCGGCGCGGCCACCTTCGACGTGGTGCGCGACGCGGGCGTGGAGCTGCTCGCGGTGCCCGAGGGCCGGATCTGCGTCGAGATGCTCGCGCTCTACCAGTCCGACGGGATCATCGCCGAGCCGGCGGGCGCGCTGTCCCCCGCGGCGCTGGACCGGCTCGACATCCCCCGCGACGCCACGACGGTCTGCCTGCTCTCGGGCGGCAACAACGATGTCTCCCGCTACGCCGACATCGTCGAGCGCGCCCTGGTCTTCGAGGGCCGCAAGCACTACTTCCTCGTCGAGTTCCCGCAGGAGCCGGGCGCGCTGCGCCGGTTCCTCGACGACGTCCTCGGCCCGGATGACGACATCACCCTGTTCGAGTACACCAAGCGCTCCAACCGGGAGACCGGCCCGGCCCTGGTCGGCATCGAGCTGGGTTCGCCGGACGACCTGCCCGCGCTGCTCAAGCGGATGCAGGAGGCTCCCCCGCACATCGAGCCGATCCCGCCGGACAGCCCGCTGTTCGGCTTCATCCTGTAGACGCCGCGCGCAACACGGCGGCAATCCGGGCCGCCTACCGTGCACGACCGTGCCCGAGATGATGTTCGACGTCCGCTGGCCGGACGGCACCGAGGTCAGCTACTACTCGCCGTCGCTGGTGGTGACCGAACACCTGGACACCGGCACGACCTACCCGGTGGCCGAGTTCGTCACGCGCAGCCGCACCTGCATGGAGATCGCCGACGCGCGGGTGCGGGCGAAGTACGGGTTCGGCTGCGCGCAGTCGGCGCGGACGATCGCGCTCATCGACGCGGCCGCGGGGCGGTTCGCCCCGACCGACGAGGTGCGGGTGGAGGGCTTCCGCCGCTGACGCCGCCGGGTCCTGCGGTGATGCGGCGGCCGCGGCGCGGCGTCACGCGGCGGCCGGGCGCCGCCGCAGCACCAGGTGCAGCGCCACCCCGGCGAGCAGCCCCCAGAACGCCCCGCCGATCCCGGCGATCGTGACCCCGGCCGCCGAGACCAGGAACGCGGCGGCCGCGGGCACCCGCGCGACGGCCGGATCCGGCGTCGGGTCGGCGACGGCGAGGGCCCCGGCGAGCGCGGCACCGAACGTCCCGAGCAGGGCGAGCCCCGCGACGGACTCCACGACCCCGGGCGGCGCGGCCGCGACCAGGGCGGCCATCGTCGTCGCGAGCGGGGCCAGCAGCAGGCAGGCGACGCCGTTGGCCTGACAGGCGACCCAGCGTCGCGCCGGGTCCGGGTGGGACTCGGGCGAGGCGGGCAGCGCCGCGGTGATCGCGGCCAGGTTGATCGCGTGCGCACCGGCCGGGGCCCCGAGGACCGTCCCGGCGCCGGTGAGCACCATCGCGTGGCGCCAGGGGACGGGGTAGCCCGCCGCGGCGAGCACCGCGACGCCGGGCACGTTCTGCGAGGCCATCGTGACCACCCAGAGCGGCAGCGCGACCCCCACCAGGGCCGCGACCGAGAAGGCCGGGACGGTGAGGGTGATCTCCGGCGGGCGCAGCCACGACCAGCCGTCGGCGAGGACGACGACGATCACCAGGGCCAGCCCGAACGCGGCCGGGGACGCCCAGCGCGGCGCGAACCGCGACAGGACGACCCACAGGACCACGATCGGCGCCACCAGCAGCGGCCGCTCGA harbors:
- the ilvA gene encoding threonine ammonia-lyase IlvA, which codes for MTPWSTVTPSVSARDVDDAAARLRAVIGPTPLQLNPRLSDALGGEVWVKREDLQPVRSYKIRGAYNLIAQLPEADRLAGVVCASAGNHAQGVAFACQRLGVTGRVYLPGTTPRQKRDRVARLGRDAVEVRVVGNTYDEAAAAARADAESTGATQVPAFDDPRTVAGQGTIAREIVSQLADPPDVLVVPVGGGGLLAGAITYLREHAPSTRIVGVEPAGAASMAAAVAAGEPVDLGSLDPFVDGAAVRKVGAATFDVVRDAGVELLAVPEGRICVEMLALYQSDGIIAEPAGALSPAALDRLDIPRDATTVCLLSGGNNDVSRYADIVERALVFEGRKHYFLVEFPQEPGALRRFLDDVLGPDDDITLFEYTKRSNRETGPALVGIELGSPDDLPALLKRMQEAPPHIEPIPPDSPLFGFIL
- a CDS encoding MSMEG_0570 family nitrogen starvation response protein, which translates into the protein MMFDVRWPDGTEVSYYSPSLVVTEHLDTGTTYPVAEFVTRSRTCMEIADARVRAKYGFGCAQSARTIALIDAAAGRFAPTDEVRVEGFRR
- a CDS encoding benzoate/H(+) symporter BenE family transporter, producing the protein MDRSWAQPVSVGVVSAVIGVTSSFAVVLAGLTAAGADPAQAASGLVVLTALMGVATIWLSRRFRRPLTVAWSTPGAALLASTGAVAGGWPAVVGAFVVGGLLIVATGLVRPLGRLVGAIPAPIAQAMLAGVLLPLCLAPVRALVERPLLVAPIVVLWVVLSRFAPRWASPAAFGLALVIVVVLADGWSWLRPPEITLTVPAFSVAALVGVALPLWVVTMASQNVPGVAVLAAAGYPVPWRHAMVLTGAGTVLGAPAGAHAINLAAITAALPASPESHPDPARRWVACQANGVACLLLAPLATTMAALVAAAPPGVVESVAGLALLGTFGAALAGALAVADPTPDPAVARVPAAAAFLVSAAGVTIAGIGGAFWGLLAGVALHLVLRRRPAAA